TTAGATGATAAAGAAGCAGTAGTTACCGTACTTCATGATGCAGCAAAATTGGCTGTCGATGCGGTACTTCTGGTATATGACAATCAACTGGATAGTCTTTACAAATCCACCCCTGAGCTTAAGACAGTGCTGAGTAAGGATACGAAGCTTGCTGTCGACATTTTTGTTGATAGCAGTCTACATGTTCGTAAACAGAATGTTGATCTGAAAGTGGCACTTCCAGGTACTGAAGATATGCCGTTAAAGAGTTTCTCCCTTAAGGCTTCCAGTCAGGTTTGGAACATTGGTGGTGCTGTAACCGCAGATCCAATCAGTACAAAAGGGGCACTTGATGTTTCTTCCGGTAGTTTAACGCCTGCAGAGACTTTGAACAATTTCGACCCGAATTCTAACGTTTATCGTATATTGAAAGACGATCTTGGTATCACCAAGAGAACGATTGTCATCGAGCCTGACGACGAATATTATTATCCGATCGTAGACAATTATACGACCTACATTCCACTGCGATACCTGGCAGAAGATTTAGATGCTACTGTGGAATGGGATACAGTCAATCGTGCCATTATCGTAACGGATGGTGTGTACGGTGATAAGCTGGTATTCAAAATCGGTTCTTCCGAAGCAGTAATTAACGGTGAAAAAGTGAAGCTTGCTGAGCCTGTATTTGTTGACGAATATGGTGATGCCTATGTATCACTGCGTGTGCTTGCTGAAGCACTTCATGCTTCTGTGTATGTAGATGATGAGGGTTGGATTACTATTACTCGGAAATAGTTGTTCGATCTTCATCAATCAAATAACACATCCAAACCCAGCTTCTTATTTCGCAGAAATGCGAGTGGGAGCTGGGTTTTTCCTTATAGTTTTTCCTTATAGAATATGCCATTCTTTTATTGCTTCGTTAAAACCACCTCTAAGTCGACATTACTTAA
This Paenibacillus sp. FSL R5-0345 DNA region includes the following protein-coding sequences:
- a CDS encoding copper amine oxidase N-terminal domain-containing protein, which codes for MRRMKAKAKWFIPFVALLLVLAGCQSVGGFDVNKALIGDVDVKSSESSMTFSMNAEPSEGISAEDKEMVDLINSFSVSISNAKLQENGNVSANGTIGYKQLNIPFALFMDKQTLVFTVEGAKQPFYFPIQGYDEVFAEVGLDLTKAEDLSKLLTKFVVKNLPNPSAISVTPVSEAVYGQQVNMTKLHTEVTGDELPALLKGFLKSISKDTEGFTELVGGLYDYLYPVIKAMDEKGSGDLRNLGFGDIPLDDKEAVVTVLHDAAKLAVDAVLLVYDNQLDSLYKSTPELKTVLSKDTKLAVDIFVDSSLHVRKQNVDLKVALPGTEDMPLKSFSLKASSQVWNIGGAVTADPISTKGALDVSSGSLTPAETLNNFDPNSNVYRILKDDLGITKRTIVIEPDDEYYYPIVDNYTTYIPLRYLAEDLDATVEWDTVNRAIIVTDGVYGDKLVFKIGSSEAVINGEKVKLAEPVFVDEYGDAYVSLRVLAEALHASVYVDDEGWITITRK